A genomic stretch from Megalobrama amblycephala isolate DHTTF-2021 linkage group LG22, ASM1881202v1, whole genome shotgun sequence includes:
- the slc35b3 gene encoding LOW QUALITY PROTEIN: adenosine 3'-phospho 5'-phosphosulfate transporter 2 (The sequence of the model RefSeq protein was modified relative to this genomic sequence to represent the inferred CDS: deleted 1 base in 1 codon), which yields MSGKFGLVNYSSRKHISISVPSSTEVMSPHIKSVEELRVLGINLSSFNTPTQFFICVAGVFLFYLIYGYLQELIFSVEGFKPFGWYLTLVQFGFYSIFGLVELQLTQDKRRRIPCKTYMIIAFLTVGTMGLSNTSLGYLNYPTQVIFKCCKLIPVMIGGVFIQGKRYNVADVSAALCMSLGLIWFTLADSKIAPNFNVTGVILISLALCADAAIGNVQEKAMKLHNGTNSEMVLYSYSIGFVYILLGLLSVGGIGPAVSFCSQHPVTTYGYAFFFSLTGYFGISFVLALIKLFGALVAVTVTTGRKAMTIVLSFLFFSKPFTFQYVWGGSLVVFGIFLNVYSKNRDKMKLPSLAELRKQLLGGRKVRLLSQDV from the exons ATGAGTGGCAAATTTGGCCTTGTGAATTACAGCTCAAGGAAGCACATCTCCATATCAGTTCCCTCATCCACAGAGGTGATGTCACCTCATATTAAATCAGTGGAGGAGCTCAGAGTGCTGGGCATCAACCTGAGCAGCTTCAACACACCAACACAGTTCTTCATCTGTGTGGCCGGCGTCTTTCTTTTTTACCTCATCTACGGCTACCTGCAG GAGCTGATATTCTCAGTGGAGGGATTTAAGCCATTTGGCTGGTATCTGACTTTAGTGCAGTTTGGATTTTACTCCATATTTGGCTTGGTGGAGTTGCAGCTTACTCAGGATAAAAGGAGGAG gatacCATGCAAAACTTACATGATCATCGCATTTTTAACAGTTGGGACCATGGGCCTATCCAACACTTCTTTAGGATACTTGAACTATCCCACACAAGTCATCTTTAAGTGCTGCAAGCTCATTCCTGTCATGATTGGAGGAGTTTTTATACAAG GGAAACGCTACAACGTTGCGGATGTGTCTGCTGCTCTGTGCATGAGTCTTGGTCTGATCTGG TTCACACTGGCAGACAGTAAGATTGCCCCAAACTTCAATGTAACAG GTGTAATTCTCATATCTCTGGCCCTCTGTGCGGATGCTGCGATTGGAAATGTGCAGGAAAAAGCAATGAAACTCCATAACGGGACCAACTCAGAGATG GTCTTATATTCCTATTCTATTGGTTTTGTGTATATTCTGTTGGGTCTGCTGTCTGTTGGGGGGATTGGACCTGCTGTTTCCTTCTGCTCTCAG CATCCAGTGACGACATACGGTTACGCATTCTTCTTTTCACTGACGGGATATTTTGGCATTTCATTCGTCCTGGCTCTGATAAAGCTGTTTGGAGCACTGGTTGCTGTCACAG tgaCTACGGGAAGGAAAGCCATGACTATTGTATTGTCCTTTCTGTTCTTTTCAAAACCTTTCACTTTTCA GTATGTCTGGGGTGGTTCTCTGGTGGTGTTTGGCATCTTCCTAAAtgtttacagtaaaaacagagacaAAATGAAGCTTCCCTCTTTAGCAGAGCTCAGAAAACAATTGCTCGGTGGGAGGAAGGTGCGCCTGCTGTCTCAGGACGTGTAG